CCGTGGTCGACGCGGTCGAACGCGGTCGGTACGCGCCGGCTCCGGGCGAGGTCGGTGACGTGCGCGCCGCGGTGGTCACGGTGACCCGGGGGCTGTCCGGTCAGGTGACCCGGACCCGGCAACTACGGGCGTGGCTGGCGCCGGTCTCCCTGTGGCGTCGGCTGCCGGCGCTGTGGTCCCCGGTGAGCGGCCTGCTCGACCGGGTGGACACGCTCGGGCCGCGACTTGCCCGCCGGTGGCGGCGCGGCCGGATGGCCGGCACCAGCCGCTGAGCGCCGGTCACCGGCCAGCCGCCGAGCACCGAACCCGGTCACCGAACACCGGTCGCTGCACCGGCCACCGAGCACCTACACAGGGCGAGACGCGTTCGGCGAGGTGTGACTGTGGCGAGGTAGGTGCGGTGTCAGCGGCGGCCGAAGTCGGCCGTGGAGGTGGCGTCAGTAGCCGGACTCGCGGCGGCGCCGCCAGCGTTCCTCGACGCGCTGCATGAACGTGCCGCTGGGCTTGGGACGGCGGCCCCTCGGCTTCGGCTGTCCGCCTGGCTTTGCCTGGCCGCCGCGCGGTCGCTGCCCGCGACCCCGTAGTGGCACCACCTTCGGGGTCTCGCCGGCCGCGGGCATGTGCCGCAGGCTGGTCGCGACGTAGTAGGCGGAGACCAGCATGACCAGGAAGCCGAGCACGCTCACCGCCACGAAGGCGGAGTTCTGGCCGGTGGTCATCAGGATCGCGCCGCCGAGCATCAACACCATGCCGACGACGAAGACGGCGGCTCCGATCACGGCACGCCGACGCTGGCGCGTGCGCAGATCGACCCCCCGCAACGCCGAGGCCAACTTCGGGTCCTCGGCGGCAAGGGCCCGCTCCATCTGCTCGAGCAGTCGCTGCTCGTGGTCAGAGAGAGGCACCTGACCTCCAACGGGACACTGCCGTGTTCGATCTTCAATGAGCCTAGATGAAAGTCTAGGCAGGCTCGGAACGGCACGGTAGCCGACCTTGCACCTTCGACGGTACCGGCGGGTAAAAGTCGGCTACGACGACCTCTGTCCGCATGGCGACGTTCGATGCGATGCTTCCCACCGACACGGTACCCGAGCGGACGGCTTCAGGCCCGGCGGGCGGGATCACTGCCTGCGGGCAAGTACGTGGAGCTGGGCGGACAGGACGCGAAACTTCGGATGTGCCGAGGCTTGCGACTCCAGGTCGAGCAGGGCGGCGGTCGCCCCGGGCTCGTCGGCCAGACCGGCCGGCAGCAGATCGGCGAAGACCCGGACACCGCGTTCGTCGACCACCACGAGTCCGGCGTTCTCGGCAAGCCCGCGCAACTGTTCGGGGGTGAAGCGGCGTGGGGTCGGGCCGGCTTCCGCCGGGTCGTCCGCGGCGTCGAGTGCCGCCCGCGCCTGATCGAGGTGACCGCTCAGCACCTTGGCCAGCACGGCGGCATAGCGGTTGGCCGCCACCAGGCTGAGCGCGCCTCCCGGCCGCAGCACACCCGCCATCGCGTCCACGGCCACCTGCGGATCGTCGACCACTTCCAGCACGCTGTGGCAGAGCACCAGGTCGGTGGTGGCCTCGCCGAGGAGCTCCCGCAGGCTCACCGCGTCACCCTGCACGGCCTGGACACGCTCGGTGACCCGCGCCTCCGCGGCCCGGCGCTCGAGCGCGGCCAGGGAGTCCGGGCTGGGATCGACGACTGTGACCTGGTGACCCATCCGCGCGATCGGGACCGCGAGGTGTCCGGTGCCGCCGCCGGCGTCGACCACCCGGAGAGCAGACCGACCGGACT
This sequence is a window from Actinopolymorpha sp. NPDC004070. Protein-coding genes within it:
- a CDS encoding DUF3040 domain-containing protein; this encodes MPLSDHEQRLLEQMERALAAEDPKLASALRGVDLRTRQRRRAVIGAAVFVVGMVLMLGGAILMTTGQNSAFVAVSVLGFLVMLVSAYYVATSLRHMPAAGETPKVVPLRGRGQRPRGGQAKPGGQPKPRGRRPKPSGTFMQRVEERWRRRRESGY
- a CDS encoding methyltransferase domain-containing protein, producing the protein MPERSPDVEGGATHRAADSFSGSAPGRRRSLRDEVLGRLVRAALDDQVAKSGRSALRVVDAGGGTGHLAVPIARMGHQVTVVDPSPDSLAALERRAAEARVTERVQAVQGDAVSLRELLGEATTDLVLCHSVLEVVDDPQVAVDAMAGVLRPGGALSLVAANRYAAVLAKVLSGHLDQARAALDAADDPAEAGPTPRRFTPEQLRGLAENAGLVVVDERGVRVFADLLPAGLADEPGATAALLDLESQASAHPKFRVLSAQLHVLARRQ